Proteins from a genomic interval of Nostoc sp. TCL240-02:
- a CDS encoding OB-fold nucleic acid binding domain-containing protein produces the protein MIKIATRKYLGKENVYDIGVERDHNFAIKNGFIASNCFNKSHSTAYGYVTYQTAYLKANYPLEYMAALLTANSGDTDKVQRYITNCINMGISIDPPDINRSGVDFTPTLGKILFGFSAVRNVGQNAIACILEARNETGEFKSLADFCDRVDLRAVNRRTLESLIYCGAFDKIESNRQQLINDSELVYDWAQSRAKDRASGQGNLFDLLGDGFSSTQNKRANNAFETAPKSKPVTDLPPQKKLQMEKELLGFYVSDHPLKSLRQIAPLLTPINLSQLGEQREDTRLCAVVMLNNVKKVVTKKGDQMAILQIEDLTTQSEAVVFPKTYERISSLLQVDTRLIIWGKVDRRDEQTQFIVEDAEPVETVQMVMVELNPQQAGDMEKLHLLKTILQEHSVDKEKAKMPVIGIIQTEKSRKLVRLGWQFSVQDSRITVQALQNASFPAHIKSLTGS, from the coding sequence ATGATCAAAATAGCCACACGTAAATATTTAGGCAAAGAAAATGTCTATGACATTGGAGTTGAGCGTGACCATAATTTTGCGATCAAAAATGGCTTCATAGCTTCTAATTGTTTCAATAAATCGCATTCAACGGCCTATGGTTATGTAACTTACCAGACAGCGTATTTAAAAGCTAATTACCCATTGGAATATATGGCGGCCCTGTTAACGGCTAACAGTGGCGATACCGATAAGGTACAGAGATATATTACTAACTGTATAAACATGGGTATTTCCATAGATCCGCCAGATATTAATCGTTCTGGTGTTGATTTTACGCCGACATTGGGAAAGATTCTGTTTGGCTTTTCGGCGGTGCGTAACGTGGGACAGAATGCGATCGCCTGTATTTTAGAGGCGAGAAATGAGACAGGAGAATTTAAATCTCTCGCTGATTTTTGCGATCGCGTGGATTTACGTGCTGTGAACCGTCGGACTCTGGAATCGCTGATTTACTGTGGAGCCTTTGACAAAATTGAATCCAACCGCCAACAGTTAATTAATGACTCAGAATTAGTGTATGATTGGGCACAATCTCGCGCCAAAGATAGAGCCAGTGGGCAAGGGAATCTTTTTGACTTATTAGGCGATGGATTTTCTTCTACTCAAAATAAAAGAGCAAATAATGCCTTTGAAACTGCTCCTAAATCTAAACCTGTGACCGATTTACCCCCACAGAAAAAGTTGCAGATGGAGAAAGAATTATTAGGTTTTTATGTATCAGACCATCCACTGAAATCCTTAAGGCAAATAGCACCACTTTTAACTCCAATTAACCTTTCGCAATTGGGAGAGCAAAGGGAAGACACAAGGCTTTGTGCAGTTGTGATGTTAAATAACGTCAAAAAAGTGGTTACAAAAAAAGGCGATCAGATGGCCATCTTGCAAATAGAAGACCTAACCACACAATCAGAAGCTGTAGTTTTTCCTAAAACTTATGAACGCATTAGTTCCTTACTTCAAGTTGACACAAGATTGATTATTTGGGGGAAAGTAGACCGACGCGACGAGCAAACTCAATTTATTGTTGAAGATGCAGAGCCAGTGGAAACAGTACAAATGGTAATGGTAGAGTTAAATCCCCAGCAAGCAGGTGATATGGAAAAACTACATCTCTTGAAAACAATTTTGCAAGAACATTCAGTAGATAAAGAAAAGGCAAAAATGCCAGTTATTGGAATTATCCAAACTGAAAAATCTCGGAAACTTGTTCGCTTGGGTTGGCAATTTTCCGTGCAAGATTCAAGAATAACCGTCCAAGCTTTGCAAAATGCTAGTTTTCCTGCTCATATAAAATCGCTCACTGGTAGCTAA